The Salvia miltiorrhiza cultivar Shanhuang (shh) chromosome 1, IMPLAD_Smil_shh, whole genome shotgun sequence genome has a window encoding:
- the LOC131000564 gene encoding uncharacterized protein LOC131000564: MRIRKRLALCSIPTPPPLSDLQLRRSEAATPSDQNERWAFPKREAKMKQKEFGDDDYVNTNNDIRKIVSICHGEEDSNTIMQPSSSALQGRCCGEGYKLVPLKKRKGIFERNPNEESSNPKMKSKTNKKYGECDRKAGVEENVGGGARKSKSKRGSVILGCSRVNGRGWRCCQATLVGYSLCEHHLGKGRLRSITWGNLTNKRTKARSITTLLTQISSSAFT; this comes from the exons ATGAGGATCAGAAAGCGTTTGGCGCTGTGTTCCATCCCTACACCACCACCTCTCTCAGATCTCCAGCTCCGACGATCAGAGGCGGCGACGCCGTCCGATCAAAACGAGAGATGGGCTTTCCCCAAACGTGAAGCAAAAATGAAGCAAAAG GAGTTTGGAGATGATGATTATGTGAATACTAATAATGATATCAG GAAAATAGTTAGCATCTGTCATGGAGAAGAAGATTCCAACACAATTATGCAGCCATCATCTTCTGCTCTTCAAG GGAGGTGTTGTGGAGAGGGCTATAAATTGGTTCCATTAAAGAAGAGAAAAGGTATTTTCGAGAGAAATCCCAACGAGGAAAGCAGCAATCCGAAAATGAAGTCGAAAACGAACAAGAAATATGGCGAGTGTGATCGGAAAGCAGGCGTGGAAGAAAATGTGGGCGGCGGCGCGAGGAAGAGCAAGAGCAAGAGGGGCAGTGTGATCTTGGGGTGCAGCCGCGTGAACGGGCGGGGCTGGCGCTGCTGCCAGGCCACGCTGGTGGGCTACTCCCTGTGCGAGCATCACTTGGGGAAAGGGAGGCTCAGGAGCATCACTTGGGGAAACTTAACCAACAAGAGGACTAAGGCCAGATCCATCACCACTTTGCTTACCCAAATTTCATCATCTGCTTTCACCTAA
- the LOC131010998 gene encoding uncharacterized protein LOC131010998, with translation MEAVAELSNHISQFSIFAGTADKWIWTASADGRYTTKSAYQIINQVTSESPTLGVDIKLLNSVWRAKTPQKTSATAWRLLLNRLPTCDNLLRMKILENEDEATCGECHSRGESANHVFLQCSKAEMVWNEIQQWMGFYMARPARIQDFFGMFSSFQNDKKIKSLLLLTWVCTIWILWKKRNEKRFEKKEWDANSVVLEIKIRLWSWNKVFRIVGKELDVQAWCAADLINSLL, from the coding sequence TGGCTGAGCTTTCTAACCACATTTCTCAGTTCTCTATTTTTGCTGGGACCGCCGATAAGTGGATTTGGACCGCCTCTGCTGATGGTCGATACACAACAAAGTCAGCGTATCAAATCATCAATCAAGTCACCTCAGAGAGCCCGACACTTGGGGTTGACATTAAGTTACTGAATTCGGTTTGGAGAGCAAAGACACCCCAAAAAACGTCTGCAACGGCATGGAGACTCCTCTTAAACCGACTCCCAACATGTGACAATCTGCTGAGAATGAAGATCCTTGAGAACGAAGACGAAGCTACTTGTGGTGAATGCCATTCGCGAGGAGAATCTGCCAATCATGTTTTTCTACAGTGTTCAAAGGCGGAGATGGTGTGGAATGAGATCCAACAGTGGATGGGTTTTTATATGGCACGGCCAGCTCGTATTCAAGACTTTTTCGGTATGTTCTCTTCATTCCAGAATGACAAGAAAATCAAATCTTTGTTGTTGTTGACTTGGGTTTGTACTATTTGGATTTTATGGAAGAAGAGAAACGAGAAACGTTTTGAAAAGAAGGAGTGGGATGCAAACTCCGTTGTTTTGGAGATCAAAATTAggctttggagttggaataagGTGTTTAGAATTGTTGGCAAAGAGCTTGATGTCCAAGCTTGGTGTGCTGCTGATCTCATTAATTCCTTGTTGTAA